Part of the Streptomyces sp. RFCAC02 genome is shown below.
GCCGGCTGCCGCACCGAGGTGAGGGGGACGGCCGCCGCCGCCGCGAACTCGATGTCGTCGTACCCCACGAGGGCCATCTCGTCCGGCACCCGCACGCCCGCCGCGAACAGCGCCTGCAGGACGCCGAGGGCCAGCAGGTCGTTCGCGCAGAAGACGGCCGACGGGCGGTCGGCCATGGCCAGCAGCCGCGCCCCCGCCTCGCGCCCCGACGCGACGTCGAGGCGCGCCGCCTCGATGTGGTGCAGCGCGGAGGCGGCGAACCCCGCGTCCGTGAGCGCCCGCGCCGCGCCCTCCATGCGGTCCTGGCACTGCTGGAGGGACATCGGGCCGCTGATGTACGCCACGTCCGTGTGCCCGCGGTCGATGAGGTGGCGGACCGCGAGGGTGCCGCCGCGCACGTCGTCCACCGAGACGGAGCAGCCCTCGGCGCTCGGCAGGACGCGGTCGACCAGGACGAAGGGGATGTTGTGGCGGCGGAAGTCGGCCAGGTTGTGCCCGGTCATGTCGGCGGGTGTGACGAGGACGCCGCGGACGCGCTGCTCCGCGAAGAGACCGAGGTAGTCGGACTCCTCGGACGGGCTCTGCGCGCTGTTGCACGTCATCACGCCGAGTTTGGCGGCGCGCGCGACACGTTCGGCGCCGGTGGCGACGTCGACGAAGAACGGGTTGCCCATGTCGAGGACGAGCAGCGCGATGATGCGGCTCTGCCCGGCGCGGAGCTGCCGCGCCGACTCGCTGCGGACGTACCCCAGTTCGGTGATGGCGGCCTGGACGCGCTCCCGGGTCTCGTCCGCGACCATGTGGGGGCGGTTGATCACGTTGGAGACGGTGCCGACCGACACTCCCGCCTGCCGGGCGACTTCCTTGATCCCCACCGTGTGCGCCATGTGCTGTGCCCCGCTCCTCGTCCGTTACACGCCACTCACCGCCCGCACATCGTAGACACCGGATGCCGACGGAGGGTCACGCCAGGTGGAAGACCTCGGTGAGCGGTGTCATGGCCTCGTCCGGACGGGTGCCGTCCAGCGCCTCGAAGTACGGGGCCATCTGCGCCTGCCACCTGGCGTTCACGTCGGTGGCCTCCATCGCGGCCCGGGCGGCGTCGAAGTCCTCGGTCTCCAGGTAGCCGACGAGGAGGCCGTCCTCGCGCAGGAACAGTGAATAGTTGTGCCAGCCGGTGGCGGACAGGGCGTCGCGCATCTCCTGCCACACGTCGGCGTGGCGCGCGCGGTACTCGTCGACGCGGTCCTGGCGGACCTTCAGCAGAAAACACACCCGCTGCACGGCCGACCACCTCTCTGAAAGGTTTCATCCGGACGGACGCAAGCTAGTCAGGCGAGGTCGGGGCGTCAAGCTCGGCGGGCCGTCCCGGCCTGCCGCAGCTCCCTTGACAGCCGTCCCGCGCCCTCCTAGCGTCACCCTTGGTGAAACGATTCATTAGAGATTCGTCCGGCGATGACCATCCGGGAGCCCTGATCGCATGACCGCTCCATCCGCCGTCAAGGCGGCCCTGACCACCCAGGCCATCGAGACCCCCTCGTGGGCCTACGGCAACTCCGGCACCCGCTTCAAGGTGTTCGCGCAGCAGGGAGTGCCGCGCACACCGCAGGAGAAACTGGACGACGCGGCCCAGGTCCATCGCTTCACGGGTGCGGCGCCGACCGTCGCGCTGCACATCCCGTGGGACAAGGTGGAGGACTACGCCGCGCTCGCCGAGCACGCGCGCGGTCTCGGACTGCGCATCGGCACGATCAACGCGAACGTCTTCCAGGAGAACGACTACGTCCTCGGCAGCGTCTGCAGCCCCGACCCCGCGGTCCGCCGCAAGGCGCTCGGGCACCTGATGGAGTGCGTCGACGTCATGGACGCCACCGGGTCGCGCGATCTCAAGCTGTGGTTCTCCGACGGCACGAACTACCCGGGCCAGGACGACATCAGGGACCGTCAGGACCGGCTCGCCGAGGCGCTCGCCGCAGTGTACGAGCGGCTGGGCGGCGACCAGCGGATGCTGCTGGAGTACAAGCTGTTCGAGCCGGCGTTCTACACGACGGACGTCCCGGACTGGGGGACGTCCTACGCGCACTGCCTGAAGCTCGGCCCGAAGGCGCAGGTCGTGGTGGACACGGGCCACCACGCGCCGGGGACGAACATCGAGTTCATCGTGGCGCTGCTGCTGCGCGAGGGGAAGCTCGGCGGGTTCGACTTCAACTCGCGCTTCTACGCGGACGACGACCTGATGGCGGGCGCGGCCGACCCGTTCCAGCTCTTCCGCATCATGTACGAGGTGGTGCGGGGCGGCGGGTTCTCGCCGGACGTGGCGTTCATGCTGGACCAGTGCCACAACATCGAGCCGAAGATCCCCGCGATCATCCGGTCGGTGATGAACGTCCAGGAGGCGACGGCGAAGGCGCTGCTGGTCGACCGCGAGGCGCTGGTCGCAGCGCAGCAGGCGGGCGATGTCCTGGGCGCGAACGCGGTGTTCATGGACGCGTACAACTCGGACGTCCGGCCGCTGCTCGCGGAGGTGCGGGCCGAGCAGGGGCTCGACCCGGACCCGGTGGCCGCGTACGCGCGCAGCGGGTGGGCGGAGAGGATCGTCGCCGAGCGGGTCGGCGGGCAGCAGGCCGGATGGGGTGCGTGAGCGTGGCGGTGGAGGAGAGCGCGGGCGCGGTCCCGCACGGGGCGGTCGAGGCGCTGCTGGCGCGTTCGCACCGGCTGGGCGCCGATCCGCGGAACACGAACTACGCGGGCGGGAACACGTCCGCGAAGGGCACGGCGACGGACCCGGTGACGGGTGACGACGTCGAGCTGATGTGGGTGAAGGGCTCGGGCGGCGACCTCGGGACGCTCACGGCCGGCGGTCTCGCGGCGCTGCGCGTCGACCGGCTGCGGGCGCTGCGGGGCGTGTACCCGGGGGTCGAGCGCGAGGACGAGATGGTCGCGGCGTTCGACTACTGCCTGCACGGCAAGGGGGGTGCGGCGCCGTCGATCGACACGGCGATGCACGGTCTCGTCGAGGCGGCGCACGTGGACCACCTGCACCCGGACTCGGGGATCGCGCTGGCGTGCGCGAAGGACGGTGAGGCGCTGACCCGCGAGTGCTTCGGCGAGCGTGTCGTGTGGGTGCCGTGGCGGCGGCCCGGGTTCCAGCTCGGTCTGGACATCGCGGAGGTGCGCCGGGCGCACCCGGAGGCGATCGGGTGCGTGCTGGGCGGTCACGGCATCACGGCGTGGGGCGCGACCAGCGACGAGTGCGAGGCGAACTCGCTGTTCATCATCGAGGCGGCGGAGGCGTTCCTCGCCGAGCGCGGCAGGCCGGAGCCGTTCGGCCCGGTGCGCGAGGGGTACGAGGCGCTGCCGGAGCCGCAGCGGCGGGCGCGCGCGGCGGCGCTGGCGCCGGTGGTGCGGGGTCTTGCGTCGGTGGACCGGCCGCAGGTGGGGCACTTCACGGACGCGGACGTGGTGCTCGACTTCCTCGCGCGCGAGGAGCACGGGCGGCTGGCGCTGCTGGGCACCTCGTGTCCTGACCACTTCCTGCGCACGAAGGTCAGGCCGCTGGTCCTGGACCTGCCCGCGTCCGCGCCGCTCGGCGAGGCGGTGGCGCGGCTGAAGGAGCTGCACGAGGAGTACCGGGCGGAGTACCGGGCCTACTACGAGCGGCACGCGGAGCCGGGGTCGCCGGCGATGCGGGGCGCGGACCCGGCGATCGTGCTGGTGCCGGGCGTGGGCATGTTCTCGTTCGGCAAGGACAAGCAGACGGCGCGGGTGGCGGGCGAGTTCTACGTGAACGCCATCAACGTGATGCGCGGGGCCGAGGCGGTCTCGTCGTACGCGCCGATCGAGGAGTCCGAGAAGTTCCGCATCGAGTACTGGGAGCTGGAGGAGGCGAAGCTGCGGCGGATGCCCGCGCCGAAGCCCCTGGCGACGCGGGTGGCGCTGGTGACGGGCGGCGGTTCGGGCATCGGGCGGGCGATCGCGCACCGGCTGGCGGCCGAGGGCGCGTGCGTGGTGGTCGCTGACCTGAACGGCGAGGCCGCGGCGACGGTCGCGAAGGAGCTGGGCGGCCCGGACCGGGCGGTGCCGGTGACGGTGGACGTGACGTCGGAGGAGCAGATCGCGGCGGCGTTCGAGGCCGCGGTGCTGGCGTTCGGCGGCGTGGACCTCGTGGTGAACAACGCGGGGATCTCGATCTCGAAGCCGCTGCTGGAGACGACGGCGCGCGACTGGGACCTGCAGCACGGCATCATGGCGCGCGGGTCGTTCCTCGTGTCGCGCGAGGCGGCGCGCGTGATGACCGAGCAGGGCATCGGCGGCGACATCGTGTACATCGCCTCCAAGAACGGTGTCTTCGCGGGTCCGAACAACATCGCGTACGGCGCCACGAAGGCCGACCAGGCGCACCAGGTGCGGCTGCTCGCGGCGGAGCTGGGCGAGCACGGCATCCGGGTGAACGGGGTGAACCCCGACGGCGTGGTGCGCGGTTCCGGGATCTTCGCGGGCGGCTGGGGCGCCAAGCGGGCGGCCGTGTACGGGGTGCCGGAGGAGAAGCTCGGCGAGTTCTACGCGCAGCGGACGCTGCTGAAGCGCGAGGTGCTGCCGGAGCACGTGGCGAACGCGGTGTTCGCGTTGACCGGTGGCGAGCTGAGCCACACGACCGGGCTGCACATCCCGGTCGACGCCGGGGTGGCGGCGGCGTTCCTGCGCTGAACCGGAGGCGGCGGGCCGGGTGCGGCCCGCCGCCACCGGCTCGCCGCCCGCCCGCCGGCGTTCTTTGTCGACTGTTCATGACTGATCCGAGGTGAGAAGTGTCCTCGTCCGCCGCTGTTTCCCGATCCCCCGGCCGCCCGTTCGCCGCGGTCGACCTGGGGGCGTCCAGTGGGCGGGTGATGCTCGGCGCGGTACGGGACGGCACGGTGACGCTGCGGGAGGCGCACCGCTTCCCGAACCGGCCGGTCCGGGTGGGCGGGACACTGCACTGGGACGTCCTGGCGCTCCACCGCGGCGTGCTCGACGGCCTGCGGGAGGCCGGGCGTGCCGCGTCCGGGGAACTGGCGGGCGTCGGCGTGGACTCCTGGGCCGTGGACTACGGCCTGCTGGACGCCTCGGGCGCGCTGCTCGGCAACCCGGTGCACTACCGGGACACGAGGACGGCCGGCGCGGCGGAGCGGGTGGCCGCCGTCGTCCCACCGGAAGAGCTGTACGCGGCGACGGGCCTCCAGCACCTGCCGTTCAACACGGTGTACCAACTGGTCGCCGCCCGGAACAGCCCACTTTTGACCATTGCCGACCGTCTGCTGCTCATACCCGATCTGATCGCGTACTGGCTGACCGGCGAGGCGGGCACGGAACTGACCAACGCCTCGACGACCCAGCTCATCGACCCGCGCACCCGCGACTGGTCCGGCACGGTGGCGCGCGCCCTCGGCATCGACCTCGGCCTGTTCCCGCCGCTGCGCGTGCCGGGCGACGCGGCGGGCGACCTGCTGCCGGGCGTCCTCGCGGAGGCGGGGCTCACCGGCCGCGTCCCCGTGACGGCGGTCGGCTCGCACGACACGGCGTCGGCCGTCGCGGGCGTCCCGGCCGCCGGCGACCGGTTCGCGTACATCGCGACGGGCACCTGGTCGCTGGCCGGCGTGGAACTGGACGCCCCGGTCCTGACCGAGGAGAGCCGCCGGGCCAACTTCACGAACGAGCTGGGCGTCGACGGCACCGTCCGCTACCTGCGCAACATCATGGGCCTGTGGCTGCTCCAGGAGTGCCTGCGCGACTGGTCGGTCGCCGACGGCCCCGCGGGCCTGGCGCCGCTGCTCGAAGCGGCGGCTCGGGCCGAGCCCCTGCGCTCCGTGGTGGACGCGGGCGACCCCGCGTTCATCCCCCCGGGCCGGATGCCCGAGCGGATCGCCGACGCATGCCGCCGTACGGGGCAGCCGGTGCCGCGCGACCGCGCGGAGACGGTGCGCTGTGTCCTCGACTCCCTGGCGCTCGCGCACCGCGCGGCCGTGGAGGACGCGCAGCGGCTGTCCGGCAAGGACGTGGACACGGTGCACATCGTGGGCGGTGGCGCGCACAATGAGCTGCTGTGCCGGCTCACGGCCGACGCGTGCGGCCTGCCGGTGGTGGCCGGACCGGCCGAGGCGGCGGCGCTCGGCAACGTCCTGGTGCAGGCGCGCGCCGCGGGCGAGGCGCACGGCGGGCTCGCCGATCTGCGGGCGCTGCTGCGCGCGGGACTGCCGCTGCGGCAGCATGAGCCGTCGGGTGACCGCGCGGCGTGGGACCGGGCGGCGGCCAGGATCGCCACCGGTGGGAAGGACTGAGAATGCGCGTCGCACTGTTCGTCACCTGCGTCAACGACACGCTGTACCCCCGTACGGGCCGGGCCGTGGTCACGCTGCTGGAGCGGCTCGGGGTGACGGTGGACTTCCCGCCGGCGCAGAGCTGCTGCGGTCAGGCGCAGTTCAACACCGGGTACCGGCACGAGACCGAGCCGCTCGTCCGCCGCTTCGGCCGGGCGTTCGAGGGCTACGACTACATCGTGACGCCGTCGGGCTCCTGCACGGCGATGGTGCGGGACAACTACCCGCGCATCGGCGCGAAGGCCGAGGCGGAGGGGCGCGGCGGCGCGCTCACGCGGGTGGCGGAGTCCGTGGTGCCGCGGACGCTGGAACTGACCGAGTTCCTGGTGGACGTGCTGGGCGTGACCGACGTGGGGGCGTACTACCCGCACAGCGTCACGTACCACCCGACGTGCCACGGGCTGCGCATGCTGGGGCTCGGCGACCGCCCGCGGCGGTTGCTGGAGGCGGTCGAGGGCCTGGAGCTGCGCGAGCTGCCGGGCGCCGCCGAGTGCTGCGGCTTCGGCGGGACGTTCGCCGTGAAGAACGAGGCGGTGTCGGCCGCCATGGGCGCGGACAAGGCCCGCAACATCATGGGCACGGGCGCGTCGGCGGTCTGCACCGTGGACAACTCGTGCCAGATGCACATCGGCGGCACGCTCGCGCGGCTCGGCGCGCCGGTGCGGCCCGTGCACATCGCCGAGATCCTGGCCAGCACGAAGGAGGCGCCCCTGTGAGCGGCGGAACGTACCTGGGCATGCCGGCGTTCCCGCGCGCGGCCGACGTGTCGACGAGGAACGCGCGGCTGCGCTCCAACCTCACGCACGCCACCCGCACGATCCGCGACAAGCGGGCGCGCGCGGTGCGCGAGCTGTCCGACTGGGGCCGGCTGCGGGCGGCGGGCGCGGCGATCAAGGACCGGACCC
Proteins encoded:
- a CDS encoding LacI family DNA-binding transcriptional regulator: MAHTVGIKEVARQAGVSVGTVSNVINRPHMVADETRERVQAAITELGYVRSESARQLRAGQSRIIALLVLDMGNPFFVDVATGAERVARAAKLGVMTCNSAQSPSEESDYLGLFAEQRVRGVLVTPADMTGHNLADFRRHNIPFVLVDRVLPSAEGCSVSVDDVRGGTLAVRHLIDRGHTDVAYISGPMSLQQCQDRMEGAARALTDAGFAASALHHIEAARLDVASGREAGARLLAMADRPSAVFCANDLLALGVLQALFAAGVRVPDEMALVGYDDIEFAAAAAVPLTSVRQPAVRMGRQAAELLLEETGEGAAAHRHQRIVLDPELVVRESSRAARR
- a CDS encoding L-rhamnose mutarotase produces the protein MQRVCFLLKVRQDRVDEYRARHADVWQEMRDALSATGWHNYSLFLREDGLLVGYLETEDFDAARAAMEATDVNARWQAQMAPYFEALDGTRPDEAMTPLTEVFHLA
- the rhaI gene encoding L-rhamnose isomerase, whose amino-acid sequence is MTAPSAVKAALTTQAIETPSWAYGNSGTRFKVFAQQGVPRTPQEKLDDAAQVHRFTGAAPTVALHIPWDKVEDYAALAEHARGLGLRIGTINANVFQENDYVLGSVCSPDPAVRRKALGHLMECVDVMDATGSRDLKLWFSDGTNYPGQDDIRDRQDRLAEALAAVYERLGGDQRMLLEYKLFEPAFYTTDVPDWGTSYAHCLKLGPKAQVVVDTGHHAPGTNIEFIVALLLREGKLGGFDFNSRFYADDDLMAGAADPFQLFRIMYEVVRGGGFSPDVAFMLDQCHNIEPKIPAIIRSVMNVQEATAKALLVDREALVAAQQAGDVLGANAVFMDAYNSDVRPLLAEVRAEQGLDPDPVAAYARSGWAERIVAERVGGQQAGWGA
- a CDS encoding bifunctional aldolase/short-chain dehydrogenase — encoded protein: MAVEESAGAVPHGAVEALLARSHRLGADPRNTNYAGGNTSAKGTATDPVTGDDVELMWVKGSGGDLGTLTAGGLAALRVDRLRALRGVYPGVEREDEMVAAFDYCLHGKGGAAPSIDTAMHGLVEAAHVDHLHPDSGIALACAKDGEALTRECFGERVVWVPWRRPGFQLGLDIAEVRRAHPEAIGCVLGGHGITAWGATSDECEANSLFIIEAAEAFLAERGRPEPFGPVREGYEALPEPQRRARAAALAPVVRGLASVDRPQVGHFTDADVVLDFLAREEHGRLALLGTSCPDHFLRTKVRPLVLDLPASAPLGEAVARLKELHEEYRAEYRAYYERHAEPGSPAMRGADPAIVLVPGVGMFSFGKDKQTARVAGEFYVNAINVMRGAEAVSSYAPIEESEKFRIEYWELEEAKLRRMPAPKPLATRVALVTGGGSGIGRAIAHRLAAEGACVVVADLNGEAAATVAKELGGPDRAVPVTVDVTSEEQIAAAFEAAVLAFGGVDLVVNNAGISISKPLLETTARDWDLQHGIMARGSFLVSREAARVMTEQGIGGDIVYIASKNGVFAGPNNIAYGATKADQAHQVRLLAAELGEHGIRVNGVNPDGVVRGSGIFAGGWGAKRAAVYGVPEEKLGEFYAQRTLLKREVLPEHVANAVFALTGGELSHTTGLHIPVDAGVAAAFLR
- a CDS encoding rhamnulokinase family protein → MSSSAAVSRSPGRPFAAVDLGASSGRVMLGAVRDGTVTLREAHRFPNRPVRVGGTLHWDVLALHRGVLDGLREAGRAASGELAGVGVDSWAVDYGLLDASGALLGNPVHYRDTRTAGAAERVAAVVPPEELYAATGLQHLPFNTVYQLVAARNSPLLTIADRLLLIPDLIAYWLTGEAGTELTNASTTQLIDPRTRDWSGTVARALGIDLGLFPPLRVPGDAAGDLLPGVLAEAGLTGRVPVTAVGSHDTASAVAGVPAAGDRFAYIATGTWSLAGVELDAPVLTEESRRANFTNELGVDGTVRYLRNIMGLWLLQECLRDWSVADGPAGLAPLLEAAARAEPLRSVVDAGDPAFIPPGRMPERIADACRRTGQPVPRDRAETVRCVLDSLALAHRAAVEDAQRLSGKDVDTVHIVGGGAHNELLCRLTADACGLPVVAGPAEAAALGNVLVQARAAGEAHGGLADLRALLRAGLPLRQHEPSGDRAAWDRAAARIATGGKD
- a CDS encoding (Fe-S)-binding protein, encoding MRVALFVTCVNDTLYPRTGRAVVTLLERLGVTVDFPPAQSCCGQAQFNTGYRHETEPLVRRFGRAFEGYDYIVTPSGSCTAMVRDNYPRIGAKAEAEGRGGALTRVAESVVPRTLELTEFLVDVLGVTDVGAYYPHSVTYHPTCHGLRMLGLGDRPRRLLEAVEGLELRELPGAAECCGFGGTFAVKNEAVSAAMGADKARNIMGTGASAVCTVDNSCQMHIGGTLARLGAPVRPVHIAEILASTKEAPL